In one window of Arachis ipaensis cultivar K30076 chromosome B06, Araip1.1, whole genome shotgun sequence DNA:
- the LOC107648484 gene encoding histone-lysine N-methyltransferase ATX5 has product MEVYRSLGGALKPTDIDTLWVHVTCAWFRPEVAFASDEKMEPALGILSIPSSSFVKICVICKQIHGSCTQCCKCSTYFHAMCASRAGYRMELHISEKNGKQTTKMVSYCAYHRAPNPDTVLIMQTPLGVISTKSLLQTKKKTGSRLISSRRTKVEETPQAEDTEHEPFSAARCRIFQRTNYTKKVRCRDLFSFAKSVT; this is encoded by the exons ATGGAAGTTTATCGTTCCTTAGGTGGTGCTCTAAAGCCAACAGATATTGACACATTATGGGTTCATGTCACTTGTGCTTGGTTTCGGCCTGAAGTGGCTTTTGCTAGTGATGAGAAGATGGAGCCTGCTTTGGGTATTCTTAGTATTCCGTCAAGTTCTTTTGTTAAG ATTTGTGTTATTTGTAAGCAAATTCATGGTTCATGCACACAATGTTGCAAGTGTTCTACTTATTTCCATGCCATGTGTGCATCAAGGGCTGGCTACCGAATGGAG TTGCACATTTCGGAGAAAAATGGTAAACAGACAACAAAAATGGTTTCCTATTGTGCTTATCACAG GGCTCCCAATCCAGACACTGTTTTGATTATGCAAACCCCCCTTGGGGTCATATCAACTAAAAGTCTTCTACAAACTAAGAAAAAAACGGGTTCCAGGCTAATttcctctagaagaacaaaggtaGAAGAAACCCCTCAAGCAGAAGATACTGAACATGAGCCATTCTCTGCCGCTAGATGTCGAATCTTTCAAAGAACAAACTACACTAAAAAGGTAAGATGCAGAGATTTATTTTCATTTGCAAAATCTGTAACATAA